In Labilibaculum sp. DW002, the genomic window TTTCTGAATTTCGTATTGAATCTGGTCTGAATTGTGGTGGACATGCCTTCGCAACAGATGGATTTTTAATGGGACCTATTCTTGAAGAATTCAAGGAGAACAGAGAGGAATTAAAAGCAACTTTAAACGAGATCTTGTCTCAAGCTTTAAAAACTAAAGAAAGAGCTTGTCCAGAATCCAATTTAGATTTAAGAATAACAGCACAAGGTGGAGTTGGAACTGCTGAAGAGCAAGAATTCCTAATGAACCACTACAATCTAGATTCTATTGGTTGGGGAACTCCATTTCTTTTGGTACCTGAAGCTTGCGATGTTGATGACAAAACTTTACACCTTCTTGAGGATGCTAAAGAAAAAGATTTAGCTCTTAGTCATGCTTCTCCTTTAGGCGTTCGTTACAATACGCTTCTTGGAAATACCAGAGACAGAGATGTTCTGAAAAAATTTGCAGCAAACAAGCCAGGTAGCGCATGTACAAAAAAATTCATGTTAGCGAATACGGAATTTACGGAAAAACCAATCTGTACGGCTTCAGTGCAATATCAAAAGTTAAAACTTGCTGATTTGAAAAATCAGGAACTTCCAAAAGAAGAGTATGATAAAGAAGTTGGTTTATTGCTTGAAAAAACCTGTTTGTGTAAAGGTTTATCTGCATCATCATTTCTTGTAAATCATATTGACACAAAGGCTGATGGAGACGGTGTTTCGATTTGCCCTGGTCCAAATTTAGCTTACTTTTCAAAAAAGGCTAAGCTAAAAGAAATGGTTGATCATATTTACAACAGAACCAATTTAATTGTTCGAAAAGATCGTCCACACATGTTTGTTAAAGAGTTAGATCTTTATGTAAGTTATCTTAAGGAACAGATTGATGAGTTGAAAGATCCTGTAAAGAAACAAATCAGATCACTGGAGAAATTTAAAACAAATCTTCTTAATGGTGTTGACTATTACAAAGGCTTATCGAATAATTTAACAGACAAGTTTAAAGATGCAAAAAAACAGGTCAGTAACGATCTGGATAAATTAGAAAATGAAATTAGGGGATTGTTAATCTCGACAGATAAATAAAACCTCATTTAAAAAGCCAATCGTACATCGATTGGCTTTTTTTTTGTGAATTACTGCATATCAGAAACTTACCCAACCACCCCTCCAACTTGGCGTAAATCACCCATTCACTTTTGAGTATTTCCAACTTGCATTTTGGGTAAATACAATGAAACCCTAAACCAATATTTCATGCATTTTTGTAGTGTGAAAGGGATATCACAAGAAAGTTTCAAAACTTTTATTGTGAATTGTGGCGAGAAAAGTAGAATGTGCTTCTACTTCGAGAGTACTTCAGATCCTAACTTTGTTTAGGTTAAGGTTAGAATTGTGGGTTAGGGTTTGAAGTATTTCTTATTTAAATTAGAATAATTGGGTTATTCCATATTGTTAGTTTTTGCTTTAAAACTGTAAAAAAGTCTTCACCAACTTTTTTACAGTTTTTTTTATACAAGAAGAGCTGGTTTCAAAATTGAAACCAGCTCTTTTTATGCGTAGATCATTTTTTAATTTTCTTCGGCTTCCGCCATCTTTTTTATACCAGCAATTTTTTCAAGCATATCTGTCGTTACTGATTTTGGACGCTCCAGAGGATACCCAAGAGCTCTGTCCCAAATAATATTAGCACAGATACCTATTGATCGACCAATACCAAATAACACGGTATAGAAATCATAATCTTTCACGCCATAGTGCCATTGAATAACACCTGATTGTGCATCGACATTAGGCCATGGATTCTTCGCTTTACCATGTTTCTGTAAAATTGGAGGTACAACCTTATAAAGCAAGTCAGCATATTTAAAAATTGGATCATCGGGAAGATGTTTCTGACTAAACTCGCGCTGTAATTTATAACGGGGGTCGGTTTTACGCAATACTGCGTGACCAAAACCAGGAATTACCTGACCAGAGTTCAAAGTATTCCAAACAAATTGCTCCATCTCTTCTGTTGATGGTAATTTATTGTCCATTTTATTCATTACCTCTTGTAACCAACGAAGAACTTCCTGATTAGCCAAACCATGTAAAGGTCCTGCTAAGCCATTAATCATCGCTGAAATAGAAAGATAGATATCAGATAAAGAACTTGCTACTAAGTGACCTGTATGCGCACTAACATTACCACTCTCATGATCAGAATGAATAATAAAATGCAAACGTGACACATCATCATATGGCTTCTCTATTCCCATCATTTGAGCAAAATTAGCTCCCATATCAAGGTTAGGATCTGATAAAATACGTTCACCTTTACGATATAGCTTATTATAAATATAGGCTGCAATCTCAGGCAACTTAGCCAATAGATTCAAGGCATCTTCATAAGTTGCTTCCCAATAATCTTTCTTGCTTAAGCCTGCTTGATATTGGCGATTAAAAACAGATTCTCTATTTAAGGTTAGAATAGCTGTTGAAAAAATTGCCATTGGATGACTTGATGTCGGGAACGAATCGATTACATCATAAACAAAGCGCGGAACAATGCGTCGCTTTGAAAACTCATCTACAACTTGCTGAACTTCTTCCTGATTCGGAAAATCTCCGGTAAGGAGTAAGTAAAACAATCCCTCAACGTAAGGCATGTCCCCTCCTTTTGGCTTTGGTAATCCTTCAATTACTTCTTCCAA contains:
- a CDS encoding citrate (Si)-synthase, with the translated sequence MKKTLKQTLSEKIDKQRPRTKKLLKEYGDVVVDQVTIAQVIGGMRGIKSLVTDISYLDPEEGIRYRGYTLEEVIEGLPKPKGGDMPYVEGLFYLLLTGDFPNQEEVQQVVDEFSKRRIVPRFVYDVIDSFPTSSHPMAIFSTAILTLNRESVFNRQYQAGLSKKDYWEATYEDALNLLAKLPEIAAYIYNKLYRKGERILSDPNLDMGANFAQMMGIEKPYDDVSRLHFIIHSDHESGNVSAHTGHLVASSLSDIYLSISAMINGLAGPLHGLANQEVLRWLQEVMNKMDNKLPSTEEMEQFVWNTLNSGQVIPGFGHAVLRKTDPRYKLQREFSQKHLPDDPIFKYADLLYKVVPPILQKHGKAKNPWPNVDAQSGVIQWHYGVKDYDFYTVLFGIGRSIGICANIIWDRALGYPLERPKSVTTDMLEKIAGIKKMAEAEEN